From a region of the Cherax quadricarinatus isolate ZL_2023a chromosome 75, ASM3850222v1, whole genome shotgun sequence genome:
- the LOC138854947 gene encoding zinc finger protein 84-like: protein MKYHCLKNMEKHKEHKSYQCSECLKCFSAKNNLVKHVRVHTGDKPYQCSECLKCFTEKSSLVTHMRVHTGDKPYQCSECLKCFSQKSSRVTHMRVHTGDKPYECSVCLKCFAEKSSLVTHVRVHTGDKPYQCSECLKCFSVKHSLVTHMRVHTGDKPYQCSECLKCFSVKHSLVTHMRVHTGDKPYQCSECLKCFSVKHSLATHMRVHTGDKPYECSECLKCFTEKSSLVTHMRVHTGDKPYQCSECLKCFRQKGRLVTHMRVHTGDKPYQCSECMKCFSQKGNLVTHMRLHTGDKPYQCSECMKCFSQKGNLVTHMRVHTGDKPYQCSECMKCFSQKGNLVIHMKVHAGDKIC, encoded by the coding sequence atgaaaTACCATTGtttaaaaaatatggaaaaacatAAAGAACATAaatcatatcagtgttcagagtgtcttaaATGTTTTAGTGCAAAAAACAATCTTGTAAAACatgtgagagtacatacaggagataaaccatatcaatgttcagagtgtctgaaatgttttactgagaaaagcagtcttgtgacacatatgagagtacatacaggagataaaccatatcaatgttcagagtgtttgaAATGTTTTAGTCAAAAAAGCAGTCGtgtgacacatatgagagtacatacaggagacaaACCATATGAATGTTCAGtgtgtctgaaatgttttgctgagaaaagcagtcttgtgacacatgtgagagtacatacaggagataaaccatatcaatgttcagagtgtctgaaatgttttagtgtgaaacacagtcttgtgacacatatgagagtacatacaggagataagccatatcaatgttcagagtgtctgaaatgttttagtgtgaaacacagtcttgtgacacatatgagagtacatacaggagataaaccatatcaatgttcagagtgtctgaaatgttttagtgtgaAACACAGTCTTGcgacacatatgagagtacatacaggagataaaccatatgaatgttcagagtgtctgaaatgttttactgagaaaagcagtcttgtgacacatatgagagtacatacaggagataaaccatatcaatgttcagagtgtttgaAATGTTTTAGACAAAAAGGccgtcttgtgacacatatgagagtacatacaggagataaaccatatcaatgttcagagtgtatgaaatgttttagtcaaaaaggcaatcttgtgacacatatgagattacatacaggagataaaccatatcaatgttcagagtgtatgaaatgttttagtcaaaaaggcaatcttgtgacacatatgagagtacatacaggagataaaccatatcaatgttcagagtgtatgAAATGTTTTAGTCAAAAAGGCAATCTTGTGATACATATGAAAGTACATGCAGGAGATAAAATATGTTAG